The Antennarius striatus isolate MH-2024 chromosome 11, ASM4005453v1, whole genome shotgun sequence genome window below encodes:
- the LOC137603901 gene encoding synaptic vesicle 2-related protein-like isoform X1: protein MDYWSKSRSVFFKCHRSHLSREEPFVGQSDEDQNTDNEICTIVSRKFDSGGENSASRCGSDETEETLTVDDILETIGFGKFHWKLSFLVGFAWTGEAMEMMILSILGPQLHCEWRLPSYKMAVILSVVFLGMVMSAPGWGYVSDNYGRRVCLIICISWILFYGLLSTFSPGYGWLLVLRGLVGIGIGGNSQSTILYSEFLSFKKRGTCIIMMSFFWSGGAVFIVFIALWVMPTFGWRWLLGVSTLPLAIFVCFTFWLPESPRFDLLTGNTERAMVTLQRVARENGKTMPQGKVIAHKQKDRGQIKDLFSPEYRRTTLLLWFIWFAIAFCYYGIVFLTTELFQSGDSCEASQGANLEPSCSLECNYLTSTDYNDLLWTTFAEIPGVFGALLMVERIGRKKSLALCFFMFSLFILPLYACIGRIPLTIFIFIARAFITGGYQVVNLYTPEVFPTENRALAMGTCSSMAKVGSLISPFVSQVMIRKSIYLTLSVFCGCSLLAVFMPLILPSETLGKRLQESSLNKEAGVQTTAMSQTHHRLTKRSKNN, encoded by the exons ATGGACTACTGGAGCAAATCAAGAAGCGTGTTTTTCAAGTGTCATAGAAGTCATTTAAG cagggaggaACCTTTTGTGGGTCAGAGCGATGAGGACCAGAACACAGACAATGAAATCTGCACTATTGTTTCAAGAAAGTTTGACTCAGGTGGAGAAAATTCAGCATCCAGATGTGGATCTGATGAAACAGAAG AAACATTGACAGTAGACGATATACTGGAAACCATTGGCTTCGGAAAATTCCATTGGAAATTATCTTTCCTCGTTGGATTTGCTTGG ACAGGAGAAGCCATGGAAATGATGATCCTCAGTATCTTGGGCCCCCAGCTTCACTGCGAGTGGAGGCTGCCCAGCTATAAGATGGCTGTAATACTATCG GTGGTGTTTCTTGGAATGGTGATGAGTGCCCCTGGATGGGGTTATGTTTCTGACAACTATGGCAGACGAGTT TGTCTGATCATTTGTATCAGCTGGATCCTGTTTTATGGCTTGCTGAGTACCTTCTCTCCAGGATATGGATGGCTCTTGGTCCTGCGGGGTCTTGTAGGCATTGGCATTGGAGGAAATTCTCAGTC GACAATATTGTACTCAGAGTTCCTCTCCTTTAAGAAGAGAGGCACTTGCATCATCATGATGTCG TTCTTCTGGTCAGGTGGTGCTGTATTCATAGTCTTCATTGCATTGTGGGTCATGCCAACATTTGGTTGGAGATGGCTGCTTGGTGTGTCTACTCTACCACTGGCAATCTTCGTCTGCTTCACCTTT TGGCTTCCTGAAAGTCCTCGCTTTGACttgctgacaggaaacacagagaGAGCCATGGTAACATTACAGCGTGTTGCCAGAGAGAATGGTAAGACCATGCCTCAAGGGAAGGTGATCGCCCACAAACAG AAAGACCGTGGGCAAATTAAAGATCTCTTTTCTCCTGAGTACAGGAGGActactcttcttctgtggtttatTTG GTTTGCCATTGCGTTCTGCTATTATGGTATAGTCTTCTTGACAACAGAGTTGTTCCAATCTGGAGATTCATGTGAAG CAAGCCAAGGAGCAAATCTTGAACCCAGTTGTAGCTTAGAGTGTAATTATTTGACATCAACAGACTACAATGACCTGTTATGGACAACCTTTGCTGAAATCCCAG GTGTATTTGGTGCCCTATTGATGGTTGAGCGAATTGGCAGGAAGAAAAGCCTGGCATTGTGcttcttcatgttttctttgttcattttgccTTTATATGCTTGTATTGGGAG GATACCTCTTACAATCTTCATCTTTATTGCCAGAGCCTTCATCACTGGAGGATACCAGGTTGTTAATCTTTACACACCAGAG GTGTTTCCTACAGAAAATAGAGCCTTAGCAATGGGGACTTGTTCTTCAATGGCCAAAGTGGGTTCACTCATCTCTCCATTTGTGTCACAG GTGATGATCAGGAAATCAATTTATTTGACCCTCTCTGTATTCTGTGGCTGTAGTCTGCTGGCTGTCTTTATGCCTCTGATCTTGCCTTCTGAGACATTGGGCAAGAGACTGCAGGAATCCAGTCTTAACAAGGAGGCTGGAGTCCAGACAACCGCAATGAGTCAAACACATCACAGATTAACCAAGAGAagcaaaaacaattga
- the LOC137603901 gene encoding synaptic vesicle 2-related protein-like isoform X3 — translation MDYWSKSRSVFFKCHRSHLSREEPFVGQSDEDQNTDNEICTIVSRKFDSGGENSASRCGSDETEETLTVDDILETIGFGKFHWKLSFLVGFAWTGEAMEMMILSILGPQLHCEWRLPSYKMAVILSVVFLGMVMSAPGWGYVSDNYGRRVCLIICISWILFYGLLSTFSPGYGWLLVLRGLVGIGIGGNSQSTILYSEFLSFKKRGTCIIMMSFFWSGGAVFIVFIALWVMPTFGWRWLLGVSTLPLAIFVCFTFWLPESPRFDLLTGNTERAMVTLQRVARENGKTMPQGKVIAHKQKDRGQIKDLFSPEYRRTTLLLWFIWFAIAFCYYGIVFLTTELFQSGDSCEASQGANLEPSCSLECNYLTSTDYNDLLWTTFAEIPGVFGALLMVERIGRKKSLALCFFMFSLFILPLYACIGRAFITGGYQVVNLYTPEVFPTENRALAMGTCSSMAKVGSLISPFVSQVMIRKSIYLTLSVFCGCSLLAVFMPLILPSETLGKRLQESSLNKEAGVQTTAMSQTHHRLTKRSKNN, via the exons ATGGACTACTGGAGCAAATCAAGAAGCGTGTTTTTCAAGTGTCATAGAAGTCATTTAAG cagggaggaACCTTTTGTGGGTCAGAGCGATGAGGACCAGAACACAGACAATGAAATCTGCACTATTGTTTCAAGAAAGTTTGACTCAGGTGGAGAAAATTCAGCATCCAGATGTGGATCTGATGAAACAGAAG AAACATTGACAGTAGACGATATACTGGAAACCATTGGCTTCGGAAAATTCCATTGGAAATTATCTTTCCTCGTTGGATTTGCTTGG ACAGGAGAAGCCATGGAAATGATGATCCTCAGTATCTTGGGCCCCCAGCTTCACTGCGAGTGGAGGCTGCCCAGCTATAAGATGGCTGTAATACTATCG GTGGTGTTTCTTGGAATGGTGATGAGTGCCCCTGGATGGGGTTATGTTTCTGACAACTATGGCAGACGAGTT TGTCTGATCATTTGTATCAGCTGGATCCTGTTTTATGGCTTGCTGAGTACCTTCTCTCCAGGATATGGATGGCTCTTGGTCCTGCGGGGTCTTGTAGGCATTGGCATTGGAGGAAATTCTCAGTC GACAATATTGTACTCAGAGTTCCTCTCCTTTAAGAAGAGAGGCACTTGCATCATCATGATGTCG TTCTTCTGGTCAGGTGGTGCTGTATTCATAGTCTTCATTGCATTGTGGGTCATGCCAACATTTGGTTGGAGATGGCTGCTTGGTGTGTCTACTCTACCACTGGCAATCTTCGTCTGCTTCACCTTT TGGCTTCCTGAAAGTCCTCGCTTTGACttgctgacaggaaacacagagaGAGCCATGGTAACATTACAGCGTGTTGCCAGAGAGAATGGTAAGACCATGCCTCAAGGGAAGGTGATCGCCCACAAACAG AAAGACCGTGGGCAAATTAAAGATCTCTTTTCTCCTGAGTACAGGAGGActactcttcttctgtggtttatTTG GTTTGCCATTGCGTTCTGCTATTATGGTATAGTCTTCTTGACAACAGAGTTGTTCCAATCTGGAGATTCATGTGAAG CAAGCCAAGGAGCAAATCTTGAACCCAGTTGTAGCTTAGAGTGTAATTATTTGACATCAACAGACTACAATGACCTGTTATGGACAACCTTTGCTGAAATCCCAG GTGTATTTGGTGCCCTATTGATGGTTGAGCGAATTGGCAGGAAGAAAAGCCTGGCATTGTGcttcttcatgttttctttgttcattttgccTTTATATGCTTGTATTGGGAG AGCCTTCATCACTGGAGGATACCAGGTTGTTAATCTTTACACACCAGAG GTGTTTCCTACAGAAAATAGAGCCTTAGCAATGGGGACTTGTTCTTCAATGGCCAAAGTGGGTTCACTCATCTCTCCATTTGTGTCACAG GTGATGATCAGGAAATCAATTTATTTGACCCTCTCTGTATTCTGTGGCTGTAGTCTGCTGGCTGTCTTTATGCCTCTGATCTTGCCTTCTGAGACATTGGGCAAGAGACTGCAGGAATCCAGTCTTAACAAGGAGGCTGGAGTCCAGACAACCGCAATGAGTCAAACACATCACAGATTAACCAAGAGAagcaaaaacaattga
- the LOC137603901 gene encoding synaptic vesicle 2-related protein-like isoform X4, protein MKSALLFQESLTQVEKIQHPDVDLMKQKTGEAMEMMILSILGPQLHCEWRLPSYKMAVILSVVFLGMVMSAPGWGYVSDNYGRRVCLIICISWILFYGLLSTFSPGYGWLLVLRGLVGIGIGGNSQSTILYSEFLSFKKRGTCIIMMSFFWSGGAVFIVFIALWVMPTFGWRWLLGVSTLPLAIFVCFTFWLPESPRFDLLTGNTERAMVTLQRVARENGKTMPQGKVIAHKQKDRGQIKDLFSPEYRRTTLLLWFIWFAIAFCYYGIVFLTTELFQSGDSCEASQGANLEPSCSLECNYLTSTDYNDLLWTTFAEIPGVFGALLMVERIGRKKSLALCFFMFSLFILPLYACIGRIPLTIFIFIARAFITGGYQVVNLYTPEVFPTENRALAMGTCSSMAKVGSLISPFVSQVMIRKSIYLTLSVFCGCSLLAVFMPLILPSETLGKRLQESSLNKEAGVQTTAMSQTHHRLTKRSKNN, encoded by the exons ATGAAATCTGCACTATTGTTTCAAGAAAGTTTGACTCAGGTGGAGAAAATTCAGCATCCAGATGTGGATCTGATGAAACAGAAG ACAGGAGAAGCCATGGAAATGATGATCCTCAGTATCTTGGGCCCCCAGCTTCACTGCGAGTGGAGGCTGCCCAGCTATAAGATGGCTGTAATACTATCG GTGGTGTTTCTTGGAATGGTGATGAGTGCCCCTGGATGGGGTTATGTTTCTGACAACTATGGCAGACGAGTT TGTCTGATCATTTGTATCAGCTGGATCCTGTTTTATGGCTTGCTGAGTACCTTCTCTCCAGGATATGGATGGCTCTTGGTCCTGCGGGGTCTTGTAGGCATTGGCATTGGAGGAAATTCTCAGTC GACAATATTGTACTCAGAGTTCCTCTCCTTTAAGAAGAGAGGCACTTGCATCATCATGATGTCG TTCTTCTGGTCAGGTGGTGCTGTATTCATAGTCTTCATTGCATTGTGGGTCATGCCAACATTTGGTTGGAGATGGCTGCTTGGTGTGTCTACTCTACCACTGGCAATCTTCGTCTGCTTCACCTTT TGGCTTCCTGAAAGTCCTCGCTTTGACttgctgacaggaaacacagagaGAGCCATGGTAACATTACAGCGTGTTGCCAGAGAGAATGGTAAGACCATGCCTCAAGGGAAGGTGATCGCCCACAAACAG AAAGACCGTGGGCAAATTAAAGATCTCTTTTCTCCTGAGTACAGGAGGActactcttcttctgtggtttatTTG GTTTGCCATTGCGTTCTGCTATTATGGTATAGTCTTCTTGACAACAGAGTTGTTCCAATCTGGAGATTCATGTGAAG CAAGCCAAGGAGCAAATCTTGAACCCAGTTGTAGCTTAGAGTGTAATTATTTGACATCAACAGACTACAATGACCTGTTATGGACAACCTTTGCTGAAATCCCAG GTGTATTTGGTGCCCTATTGATGGTTGAGCGAATTGGCAGGAAGAAAAGCCTGGCATTGTGcttcttcatgttttctttgttcattttgccTTTATATGCTTGTATTGGGAG GATACCTCTTACAATCTTCATCTTTATTGCCAGAGCCTTCATCACTGGAGGATACCAGGTTGTTAATCTTTACACACCAGAG GTGTTTCCTACAGAAAATAGAGCCTTAGCAATGGGGACTTGTTCTTCAATGGCCAAAGTGGGTTCACTCATCTCTCCATTTGTGTCACAG GTGATGATCAGGAAATCAATTTATTTGACCCTCTCTGTATTCTGTGGCTGTAGTCTGCTGGCTGTCTTTATGCCTCTGATCTTGCCTTCTGAGACATTGGGCAAGAGACTGCAGGAATCCAGTCTTAACAAGGAGGCTGGAGTCCAGACAACCGCAATGAGTCAAACACATCACAGATTAACCAAGAGAagcaaaaacaattga
- the LOC137603901 gene encoding synaptic vesicle 2-related protein-like isoform X2: protein MDYWSKSRSVFFKCHRSHLREEPFVGQSDEDQNTDNEICTIVSRKFDSGGENSASRCGSDETEETLTVDDILETIGFGKFHWKLSFLVGFAWTGEAMEMMILSILGPQLHCEWRLPSYKMAVILSVVFLGMVMSAPGWGYVSDNYGRRVCLIICISWILFYGLLSTFSPGYGWLLVLRGLVGIGIGGNSQSTILYSEFLSFKKRGTCIIMMSFFWSGGAVFIVFIALWVMPTFGWRWLLGVSTLPLAIFVCFTFWLPESPRFDLLTGNTERAMVTLQRVARENGKTMPQGKVIAHKQKDRGQIKDLFSPEYRRTTLLLWFIWFAIAFCYYGIVFLTTELFQSGDSCEASQGANLEPSCSLECNYLTSTDYNDLLWTTFAEIPGVFGALLMVERIGRKKSLALCFFMFSLFILPLYACIGRIPLTIFIFIARAFITGGYQVVNLYTPEVFPTENRALAMGTCSSMAKVGSLISPFVSQVMIRKSIYLTLSVFCGCSLLAVFMPLILPSETLGKRLQESSLNKEAGVQTTAMSQTHHRLTKRSKNN from the exons ATGGACTACTGGAGCAAATCAAGAAGCGTGTTTTTCAAGTGTCATAGAAGTCATTTAAG ggaggaACCTTTTGTGGGTCAGAGCGATGAGGACCAGAACACAGACAATGAAATCTGCACTATTGTTTCAAGAAAGTTTGACTCAGGTGGAGAAAATTCAGCATCCAGATGTGGATCTGATGAAACAGAAG AAACATTGACAGTAGACGATATACTGGAAACCATTGGCTTCGGAAAATTCCATTGGAAATTATCTTTCCTCGTTGGATTTGCTTGG ACAGGAGAAGCCATGGAAATGATGATCCTCAGTATCTTGGGCCCCCAGCTTCACTGCGAGTGGAGGCTGCCCAGCTATAAGATGGCTGTAATACTATCG GTGGTGTTTCTTGGAATGGTGATGAGTGCCCCTGGATGGGGTTATGTTTCTGACAACTATGGCAGACGAGTT TGTCTGATCATTTGTATCAGCTGGATCCTGTTTTATGGCTTGCTGAGTACCTTCTCTCCAGGATATGGATGGCTCTTGGTCCTGCGGGGTCTTGTAGGCATTGGCATTGGAGGAAATTCTCAGTC GACAATATTGTACTCAGAGTTCCTCTCCTTTAAGAAGAGAGGCACTTGCATCATCATGATGTCG TTCTTCTGGTCAGGTGGTGCTGTATTCATAGTCTTCATTGCATTGTGGGTCATGCCAACATTTGGTTGGAGATGGCTGCTTGGTGTGTCTACTCTACCACTGGCAATCTTCGTCTGCTTCACCTTT TGGCTTCCTGAAAGTCCTCGCTTTGACttgctgacaggaaacacagagaGAGCCATGGTAACATTACAGCGTGTTGCCAGAGAGAATGGTAAGACCATGCCTCAAGGGAAGGTGATCGCCCACAAACAG AAAGACCGTGGGCAAATTAAAGATCTCTTTTCTCCTGAGTACAGGAGGActactcttcttctgtggtttatTTG GTTTGCCATTGCGTTCTGCTATTATGGTATAGTCTTCTTGACAACAGAGTTGTTCCAATCTGGAGATTCATGTGAAG CAAGCCAAGGAGCAAATCTTGAACCCAGTTGTAGCTTAGAGTGTAATTATTTGACATCAACAGACTACAATGACCTGTTATGGACAACCTTTGCTGAAATCCCAG GTGTATTTGGTGCCCTATTGATGGTTGAGCGAATTGGCAGGAAGAAAAGCCTGGCATTGTGcttcttcatgttttctttgttcattttgccTTTATATGCTTGTATTGGGAG GATACCTCTTACAATCTTCATCTTTATTGCCAGAGCCTTCATCACTGGAGGATACCAGGTTGTTAATCTTTACACACCAGAG GTGTTTCCTACAGAAAATAGAGCCTTAGCAATGGGGACTTGTTCTTCAATGGCCAAAGTGGGTTCACTCATCTCTCCATTTGTGTCACAG GTGATGATCAGGAAATCAATTTATTTGACCCTCTCTGTATTCTGTGGCTGTAGTCTGCTGGCTGTCTTTATGCCTCTGATCTTGCCTTCTGAGACATTGGGCAAGAGACTGCAGGAATCCAGTCTTAACAAGGAGGCTGGAGTCCAGACAACCGCAATGAGTCAAACACATCACAGATTAACCAAGAGAagcaaaaacaattga